In Thalassotalea sp. Sam97, a single window of DNA contains:
- a CDS encoding copper chaperone PCu(A)C — MKRLTLLLTTLFLLFSGQVSAHHLIISDHYVKETIPGTKISAAYMHIHNHSEQQRKLVNVTSDISERIELHQHIMDGDMMKMQQVNSIAIEANDYTVLQPHGYHIMIFALQQRLHAGQEIELSLYFDDQTTATIKVPVKGLARQ, encoded by the coding sequence ATGAAACGATTAACTCTGTTGCTTACAACCCTATTTTTACTATTTTCAGGCCAAGTCAGCGCGCATCATTTGATCATCAGCGATCATTATGTAAAAGAAACCATTCCTGGTACCAAAATCAGTGCTGCTTATATGCACATTCATAACCATAGTGAGCAGCAACGTAAACTGGTCAACGTCACTTCTGATATCAGTGAACGTATCGAATTGCATCAACACATCATGGATGGTGATATGATGAAAATGCAACAAGTTAATAGCATTGCAATCGAAGCTAACGATTATACGGTTTTGCAGCCACACGGTTATCACATCATGATTTTTGCGTTGCAACAACGTTTACACGCGGGGCAAGAAATTGAATTAAGCCTATATTTTGACGACCAAACTACTGCTACTATTAAAGTACCTGTAAAAGGGCTTGCTCGACAATAA
- a CDS encoding PspC domain-containing protein has protein sequence MRYSSDHNTLRKDMANKTVSGVCAGVARYFDLPTIGVRAAVVVLGFMMPMTTIVAYFVAALVMPSRY, from the coding sequence ATGAGATATAGCAGCGATCACAATACATTACGTAAAGATATGGCAAATAAAACCGTTTCAGGTGTTTGCGCCGGTGTTGCTCGTTATTTTGATTTACCAACTATTGGCGTTCGCGCCGCGGTTGTTGTGTTAGGGTTCATGATGCCAATGACAACGATTGTTGCCTACTTTGTTGCTGCGCTTGTTATGCCAAGTCGTTATTAA
- the pspA gene encoding phage shock protein PspA, producing MGMFSRFTDIINANINALLEKAENPEKMIRLIIQEMEETLVDVRTDAAKYLAEKKTAVRQQRQLESKVSHWQQNAELALSKGRDDLARAALQEKQNVTAELDALNTQVESVSAVLDDIQTDCVRLQEKLQEAKRRQEAITMRQQSASVRLQAKQVLHTTNIDGAIAKFERYQQKVDELEAQVESFDFTAGKTLNEEIAALEKNDDVERELQELKQKAANA from the coding sequence ATGGGTATGTTTTCAAGATTCACAGACATCATCAACGCAAACATCAACGCACTGCTCGAAAAAGCGGAAAACCCGGAAAAAATGATCCGCTTGATCATTCAGGAAATGGAAGAGACGCTCGTTGATGTGCGCACCGATGCTGCCAAGTATTTAGCTGAAAAGAAAACGGCTGTACGTCAACAGCGTCAATTAGAAAGTAAAGTCAGTCACTGGCAGCAAAACGCCGAGCTTGCGCTAAGCAAAGGCCGAGACGATTTAGCTCGTGCCGCGTTACAAGAAAAACAAAATGTAACAGCGGAATTAGATGCTCTGAACACACAAGTCGAATCGGTGAGTGCGGTTCTTGACGATATTCAAACCGACTGTGTCCGTCTTCAGGAAAAGTTGCAAGAAGCTAAACGCCGTCAAGAGGCGATTACCATGCGCCAGCAGTCAGCATCGGTACGACTACAAGCCAAGCAAGTGTTACACACCACCAATATTGATGGTGCTATTGCAAAGTTTGAACGTTATCAACAAAAGGTTGATGAGTTAGAAGCGCAGGTTGAATCATTTGATTTCACTGCAGGCAAAACCTTAAATGAAGAAATTGCTGCATTAGAAAAAAATGATGATGTTGAGCGTGAGCTTCAAGAATTGAAACAAAAGGCGGCAAACGCATAG
- the dusA gene encoding tRNA dihydrouridine(20/20a) synthase DusA — translation MNKPFTEQLSVAPMLDWTDRHCRYFLRLLSKHTVLYTEMVTTGAILYGKGDYLGYNQEEHPLVLQLGGSDVQAMTECAKIAEQKGYDAININVGCPSDRVQNGRFGACLMAEPDLVAECISSMQNAVSVPVTVKSRIGIDDQDSYEFLHQFIDIVAKAGCEHFIIHARKAWLSGLSPKENREIPPLDYSRVYDIKKDFSDLSISINGGIKTLAESLEHLQHIDGVMIGREVYQNPYLLSLADQQIFNQDHPQVSRQQIIEQMCEYIDRTISDEGHGPRVWHIVRHMLGLCNGLPGARKFRRYLSENAGQPGADSTVLRQAFALTGNPVSE, via the coding sequence ATGAATAAGCCGTTCACCGAACAACTCTCTGTCGCGCCAATGCTCGATTGGACTGATCGTCATTGTCGTTACTTTTTGCGTTTGTTAAGTAAACATACTGTGTTGTATACCGAAATGGTCACAACGGGTGCTATTTTGTATGGTAAAGGGGATTACCTTGGCTATAACCAAGAAGAGCACCCATTAGTCTTACAACTTGGTGGTAGCGATGTGCAAGCGATGACTGAATGCGCGAAAATCGCTGAACAAAAAGGTTATGATGCCATTAATATTAACGTCGGCTGTCCATCAGACCGCGTGCAAAATGGTCGTTTTGGTGCTTGTTTAATGGCCGAGCCTGATCTTGTTGCCGAGTGTATAAGCTCGATGCAAAATGCTGTATCGGTGCCGGTTACGGTAAAGTCTCGTATTGGTATTGATGATCAAGACAGCTACGAGTTTTTACATCAATTTATTGATATCGTAGCCAAAGCTGGCTGTGAGCATTTTATTATTCATGCCCGTAAAGCTTGGTTAAGTGGTTTGAGCCCGAAAGAAAATCGAGAAATTCCACCGCTTGATTACAGTCGTGTTTATGACATTAAAAAAGATTTTTCAGATTTATCCATTTCAATCAATGGTGGTATCAAAACGCTAGCAGAGTCGCTTGAGCATTTGCAGCATATTGATGGTGTTATGATTGGTAGAGAGGTATATCAAAATCCATATTTGCTAAGCCTTGCTGATCAACAGATTTTTAACCAAGATCACCCACAAGTCTCTCGCCAACAAATTATAGAGCAAATGTGCGAATACATTGATAGGACCATTAGTGACGAAGGTCATGGCCCAAGAGTTTGGCATATCGTTCGTCATATGCTTGGCTTGTGTAATGGCTTGCCGGGAGCGCGTAAATTTAGACGCTACCTGAGTGAAAATGCAGGGCAACCAGGTGCAGATTCGACAGTATTGCGACAAGCGTTTGCATTAACGGGTAACCCAGTAAGCGAATAA
- the zur gene encoding zinc uptake transcriptional repressor Zur gives MDANQLLEQAKRHCQKNGARLTPAREQVFMLLAQNRGAIGAYDLLEKLKAVDPGAKPATIYRALDFLASQGFVHKIESINAFLLCDHFSECNHPVQLLICDSCSKVEEIQSNNLDLALRAMADASGFSIHRQVVEAHGTCRQCQEQSQ, from the coding sequence ATGGACGCGAATCAACTACTTGAGCAAGCCAAGCGCCATTGCCAAAAAAATGGCGCAAGACTGACACCTGCGCGTGAACAAGTATTTATGTTACTTGCACAAAATCGTGGTGCTATTGGTGCTTACGATCTACTGGAAAAACTAAAAGCAGTCGACCCTGGTGCCAAGCCAGCAACAATATATCGTGCCCTTGATTTTCTTGCTAGCCAAGGATTTGTCCATAAAATTGAATCGATTAATGCGTTTTTATTGTGTGATCATTTCAGTGAGTGTAATCACCCTGTGCAACTACTTATTTGTGACAGTTGCAGTAAGGTTGAAGAGATCCAGTCTAATAATTTAGATTTGGCATTACGGGCGATGGCAGATGCGAGCGGCTTTAGCATTCATCGCCAAGTTGTTGAAGCACACGGCACGTGTCGCCAATGCCAAGAGCAAAGTCAATAA
- a CDS encoding DUF2375 family protein, translating into MASVTSDVTVLYYNQNDLTTVCTDVLTDLTVSSDKRVLLSPDYRDDKIIIAVFDGHCQLRNALGDRTIFPNESKRAS; encoded by the coding sequence ATGGCAAGCGTAACAAGTGATGTGACGGTGTTGTATTACAATCAAAACGATTTAACCACGGTGTGTACTGATGTATTAACAGATCTTACCGTGAGCTCTGATAAGCGTGTATTATTATCGCCAGACTATCGTGATGATAAAATTATCATTGCCGTATTTGATGGTCATTGCCAGCTACGTAACGCGCTTGGTGATAGGACAATTTTCCCTAACGAATCGAAGCGAGCGAGTTAA